Proteins encoded by one window of Panicum virgatum strain AP13 chromosome 7N, P.virgatum_v5, whole genome shotgun sequence:
- the LOC120682027 gene encoding calmodulin-binding protein 60 D-like isoform X2: protein MQRQGRHLERSNSKRALDHGGGGGGCDDDDRAPKRPRVPALASVIVEALKVDSLQKLCSSLEPILRRVVSEEVERALTKLAPAGPARIQGRSSSPKQIEGPDGKNLQLQFRTRLSLPLFTGGKVEGEQGAAIHVVLLDANTGHAITAGPESSAKLDVLVLEGDFNKEEDAGWTEEDFESHIVKEREGKRPLLTGDLQVTLKEGVGTIGELIFTDNSSWIRSRKFRLGLRVSSGFCEGIRIMEAKTEAFTVKDHRGELYKKHYPPALKDEVWRLEKIGKDGSFHKRLNSSGIYTVEHFLQFLVRDQQKLRSILGSNMSNRMWESLVEHAKTCVLSGKHYIYYSSDARSVGAIFNNIYEFTGLIADDQFISAENLTENQRVFADTLVKQAYDDWINVVEYDGKALLRFKQKKKSVMTRSETAKSSSSDPASNGLMHSQKQLVGGPANAEQSSLSNISEDATRIASIGNQVARGYAANPQDMAPSMTMQFDMSSLAPEGQFSGSSIQTQASRSSNLLALRPMQQQQPLLQNFEFSRLGGQSIQPSALNPYEDWSRLQENHGGADDYLMEEIRARSHEILENDEMQQMLRILSMGGAPTGLSNVDSFPSYPSPAPAFSFEDDRSRSRSSGKAVVGWLKIKAAMRWGIFVRRKAAERRAQLVELED from the exons ATGCAGAGGCAGGGGCGGCACCTGGAGCGGTCCAACTCGAAGCGGGCGCTCgaccatggtggcggcggcggcggctgcgacgaCGATGACCGCGCGCCTAAGCGCCCGCGCGTCCCCGCCCTCGCGAG TGTCATTGTAGAAGCCCTCAAGGTGGACAGTTTACAGAAGCTTTGCTCATCACTGGAGCCGATTCTACGCAGAGTT GTCAGTGAAGAAGTAGAGCGTGCTTTAACCAAATTGGCCCCGGCTGGTCCTGCTAGGATCCAAGGAAG GAGCAGCTCTCCCAAGCAAATTGAAGGCCCTGATGGTAAAAATCTCCAGCTTCAGTTTAGGACTAGGTTATCCCTTCCACTCTTTACTGGAGGGAAAGTAGAAGGCGAGCAGGGAGCAGCAATTCATGTTGTGCTGCTAGATGCAAACACTGGACATGCCATTACTGCAGGACCTGAGTCATCTGCGAAACTGGATGTTCTAGTGCTTGAGGGAGATTTTAATAAAGAGGAAGATGCGGGTTGGACTGAAGAAGACTTTGAAAGTCACATAGTTAAAGAACGTGAAGGGAAGAGGCCTCTTTTAACTGGTGACCTCCAGGTGACCCTTAAAGAAGGTGTTGGGACCATTGGAGAGCTTATTTTTACTGACAATTCCAGCTGGATAAGAAGCCGGAAATTTAGACTTGGGTTAAGAGTCTCTTCAGGGTTTTGTGAAGGAATTCGGATTATGGAGGCAAAAACAGAGGCTTTTACTGTTAAAGACCACAGAGGCGAAT TGTACAAGAAGCACTATCCTCCTGCACTAAAGGATGAGGTATGGAGATTAGAAAAGATTGGAAAGGATGGTTCATTCCACAAGAGATTAAACTCAAGTGGAATTTATACAGTTGAACACTTTCTTCAATTTCTTGTTAGAGACCAGCAGAAGTTAAGAAGT ATTCTTGGCAGTAACATGTCAAATAGGATGTGGGAAAGTCTTGTTGAGCATGCGAAGACTTGTGTTTTGAGCGGCAAGCATTATATATATTACTCAAGTGATGCCAGAAGTGTCGGTGCAATTTTCAATAACATATATGAATTCACTGGTTTGATCGCTGATGATCAGTTCATTTCTGCTGAAAATCTCACTGAAAACCAGAGG GTTTTTGCTGACACGTTGGTGAAGCAAGCATATGATGATTGGATCAATGTTGTAGAATATGATGGGAAGGCACTATTGAGATTCAAGCAGAAAAAGAAATCTGTTATGACTAGAAGTGAAACAGCAAAGTCTTCATCAAGTGACCCTGCATCAAATGGTTTAATGCATTCGCAGAAACAATTGGTAGGAGGTCCTGCAAATGCTGAGCAGTCTTCCCTGAGCAATATTAGTGAAG ATGCAACTAGAATCGCATCCATCGGGAATCAAGTAGCAAGAGGTTATGCAGCCAATCCTCAGGACATGGCACCAAGTATGACCATGCAGTTTGACATGAGTTCGTTGGCCCCTGAAGGCCAGTTCAGCGGTTCGTCCATCCAAACTCAAGCTTCAAGAAGCTCCAACTTGCTAGCACTGCGCCctatgcagcagcagcagccgctgcTGCAAAACTTTGAGTTCTCCAGGCTTGGTGGTCAGTCCATCCAACCTTCAGCTCTCAACCCTTACGAGGACTGGTCGCGGTTACAGGAGAACCACGGAGGTGCCGATGACTACTTGATGGAGGAGATAAGGGCGAGGAGCCACGAGATACTGGAGAACGATGAGATGCAACAGATGTTGCGCATTTTGAGCATGGGCGGGGCACCGACCGGCCTCAGCAATGTCGACAGCTTCCCTTCGTACCCATCTCCTGCCCCAGCCTTCAGCTTCGAGGACGACcgctctcgctctcgctcgtCCGGTAAAGCCGTTGTTGGGTGGCTGAAGATTAAGGCCGCGATGCGGTGGGGCATCTTCGTCAGGAGGAAAGCGGCCGAGAGACGAGCTCAGCTTGTTGAGCTTGAAGACTAG
- the LOC120681151 gene encoding uncharacterized protein LOC120681151, protein MPDVVWEHGQKVGGGFKCKYCREEKGGGGATRFKEHLAHRGKDVKDCPSVPTEVKEFFREQLDRNKVRAKARARERVLRDQAARGRHTDLEEEGGQGHDEDAELQAAIHQSRQEYDFMQQAGPRYERGGGSGAASGSRRGGVGGSGGPQPSMFRRSQSQVPERVKDYHLGLSSAPRQQRIDTGPWTVKGRTSRELLGRAWAKACHAVGIPGRKVDDPYFKAAIVETQKQGVGIKIPSGREIDGKYLDENVKEIEKEIEKWKNEWDECGVTIMCDSWTGPMRNSVINFLVYSGGTMYFLKSINASDKIQDHQYLLKEIRAVVMKVEPHNVVQLVTDNGSNYKKACKILCHEFPTIAWQPCLAHTINLMLKDIGKWPEHDACIRSAQRICSWLYNSNNLHSMMREAIGGELVKWNITRFGTNYMFLESMYKKKDQFMTWLVSPEFRRSRHFKSETGRYIYECITSLEWWANMEYVINDVEPLYMFLRFADTDKTPNLSEVTMEYQNMRQTYASKFSSDYPRW, encoded by the exons ATGCCAGACGTAGTGTGGGAGCATGGCCAAAAGGTCGGGGGTGGTTTCAAATGCAAGTATTGCAGGGAGGAGAAGGGTGGGGGAGGAGCAACACGGTTCAAAGAGCATTTGGCACATAGGGGGAAAGATGTGAAGGACTGCCCTTCGGTTCCGACCGAAGTTAAGGAATTCTTTAGGGAGCAGTTGGACAGGAATAAGGTTAGAGCAAAAGCAAGGGCCCGAGAAAGAGTGCTGAGGGACCAAGCAGCAAGGGGGCGGCACACTGACCTAGAGGAGGAGGGTGGCCAGGGGCACGACGAGGATGCAGAGCTACAGGCTGCCATACACCAGTCCCGCCAAGAGTATGACTTTATGCAGCAAGCTGGGCCACGATACGAGAGGGGTGGCGGATCTGGAGCTGCTTCTGGATCTAGAAGAGGTGGTGTTGGAGGCAGTGGTGGACCACAGCCTTCGATGTTCAGAAGGAGTCAGTCACAAGTCCCCGAGAGGGTTAAAGACTACCACCTAGGTTTGAGCAGTGCTCCACGGCAGCAAAGGATTGATACCGGCCCATGGACTGTCAAGGGGAGGACATCAAGAGAGCTTCTAGGGAGGGCATGGGCGAAGGCGTGCCATGCTGTCGGTATTCCCGGCCGGAAAGTCGATGACCCATACTTTAAAGCTGCGATCGTGGAGACCCAGAAACAAG GTGTTGGAATCAAAATACCATCAGGGAGGGAGATagatggaaaatatttggatgAGAATGTGAAGGAGATAGAGAAAGAGATAGAGAAGTGGAAGAACGAGTGGGATGAATGTGGAGTCACGATCATGTGTGATTCGTGGACGGGGCCTATGCGTAACTCGGTCATTAATTTCTTGGTGTATAGCGGTGGCACCATGTATTTCTTGAAGTCCATCAATGCGTCCGACAAAATACAGGACCATCAATACTTGTTGAAG GAGATACGAGCAGTGGTCATGAAAGTGGAGCCTCACAATGTGGTTCAGCTTGTCACGGATAATGGTTCGAACTACAAAAAAGCCTGCAAAATTCTCTGTCACGAGTTCCCTACcattgcatggcagccttgcctTGCCCATACCATCAACCTTATGCTGAAGGACATAGGGAAGTGGCCGGAGCATGATGCTTGTATTCGAAGCGCGCAACGAATTTGCAGCTGGCTCTACAACTCCAATAATTTACACAGCATGATGAGGGAAGCCATCGGTGGagagttggtcaagtggaataTAACAAGATTTGGgaccaactacatgttccttGAAAGCATGTATAAGAAGAAGGACCAGTTCATGACATGGTTAGTGTCACCTGAGTTCCGACGGTCCCGCCACTTCAAAAGTGAAACTGGAAGGTACATTTACGAATGCATCACAAGTCTTGAATGGTGGGCGAATATGGAGTATGTGATCAATGATGTTGAGCCTCTGTACATGTTTTTGAGATTTGCTGACACAGACAAGACACCTAATTTGAGTGAGGTGACAATGGAGTATCAAAACATGAGGCAGACATATGCCAGCAAGTTCAGCAGTGACTACCCCCGGTGGTGA
- the LOC120682027 gene encoding calmodulin-binding protein 60 D-like isoform X3, protein MQRQGRHLERSNSKRALDHGGGGGGCDDDDRAPKRPRVPALASVIVEALKVDSLQKLCSSLEPILRRVVSEEVERALTKLAPAGPARIQGSSPKQIEGPDGKNLQLQFRTRLSLPLFTGGKVEGEQGAAIHVVLLDANTGHAITAGPESSAKLDVLVLEGDFNKEEDAGWTEEDFESHIVKEREGKRPLLTGDLQVTLKEGVGTIGELIFTDNSSWIRSRKFRLGLRVSSGFCEGIRIMEAKTEAFTVKDHRGELYKKHYPPALKDEVWRLEKIGKDGSFHKRLNSSGIYTVEHFLQFLVRDQQKLRSILGSNMSNRMWESLVEHAKTCVLSGKHYIYYSSDARSVGAIFNNIYEFTGLIADDQFISAENLTENQRVFADTLVKQAYDDWINVVEYDGKALLRFKQKKKSVMTRSETAKSSSSDPASNGLMHSQKQLVGGPANAEQSSLSNISEADATRIASIGNQVARGYAANPQDMAPSMTMQFDMSSLAPEGQFSGSSIQTQASRSSNLLALRPMQQQQPLLQNFEFSRLGGQSIQPSALNPYEDWSRLQENHGGADDYLMEEIRARSHEILENDEMQQMLRILSMGGAPTGLSNVDSFPSYPSPAPAFSFEDDRSRSRSSGKAVVGWLKIKAAMRWGIFVRRKAAERRAQLVELED, encoded by the exons ATGCAGAGGCAGGGGCGGCACCTGGAGCGGTCCAACTCGAAGCGGGCGCTCgaccatggtggcggcggcggcggctgcgacgaCGATGACCGCGCGCCTAAGCGCCCGCGCGTCCCCGCCCTCGCGAG TGTCATTGTAGAAGCCCTCAAGGTGGACAGTTTACAGAAGCTTTGCTCATCACTGGAGCCGATTCTACGCAGAGTT GTCAGTGAAGAAGTAGAGCGTGCTTTAACCAAATTGGCCCCGGCTGGTCCTGCTAGGATCCAAGGAAG CTCTCCCAAGCAAATTGAAGGCCCTGATGGTAAAAATCTCCAGCTTCAGTTTAGGACTAGGTTATCCCTTCCACTCTTTACTGGAGGGAAAGTAGAAGGCGAGCAGGGAGCAGCAATTCATGTTGTGCTGCTAGATGCAAACACTGGACATGCCATTACTGCAGGACCTGAGTCATCTGCGAAACTGGATGTTCTAGTGCTTGAGGGAGATTTTAATAAAGAGGAAGATGCGGGTTGGACTGAAGAAGACTTTGAAAGTCACATAGTTAAAGAACGTGAAGGGAAGAGGCCTCTTTTAACTGGTGACCTCCAGGTGACCCTTAAAGAAGGTGTTGGGACCATTGGAGAGCTTATTTTTACTGACAATTCCAGCTGGATAAGAAGCCGGAAATTTAGACTTGGGTTAAGAGTCTCTTCAGGGTTTTGTGAAGGAATTCGGATTATGGAGGCAAAAACAGAGGCTTTTACTGTTAAAGACCACAGAGGCGAAT TGTACAAGAAGCACTATCCTCCTGCACTAAAGGATGAGGTATGGAGATTAGAAAAGATTGGAAAGGATGGTTCATTCCACAAGAGATTAAACTCAAGTGGAATTTATACAGTTGAACACTTTCTTCAATTTCTTGTTAGAGACCAGCAGAAGTTAAGAAGT ATTCTTGGCAGTAACATGTCAAATAGGATGTGGGAAAGTCTTGTTGAGCATGCGAAGACTTGTGTTTTGAGCGGCAAGCATTATATATATTACTCAAGTGATGCCAGAAGTGTCGGTGCAATTTTCAATAACATATATGAATTCACTGGTTTGATCGCTGATGATCAGTTCATTTCTGCTGAAAATCTCACTGAAAACCAGAGG GTTTTTGCTGACACGTTGGTGAAGCAAGCATATGATGATTGGATCAATGTTGTAGAATATGATGGGAAGGCACTATTGAGATTCAAGCAGAAAAAGAAATCTGTTATGACTAGAAGTGAAACAGCAAAGTCTTCATCAAGTGACCCTGCATCAAATGGTTTAATGCATTCGCAGAAACAATTGGTAGGAGGTCCTGCAAATGCTGAGCAGTCTTCCCTGAGCAATATTAGTGAAG CAGATGCAACTAGAATCGCATCCATCGGGAATCAAGTAGCAAGAGGTTATGCAGCCAATCCTCAGGACATGGCACCAAGTATGACCATGCAGTTTGACATGAGTTCGTTGGCCCCTGAAGGCCAGTTCAGCGGTTCGTCCATCCAAACTCAAGCTTCAAGAAGCTCCAACTTGCTAGCACTGCGCCctatgcagcagcagcagccgctgcTGCAAAACTTTGAGTTCTCCAGGCTTGGTGGTCAGTCCATCCAACCTTCAGCTCTCAACCCTTACGAGGACTGGTCGCGGTTACAGGAGAACCACGGAGGTGCCGATGACTACTTGATGGAGGAGATAAGGGCGAGGAGCCACGAGATACTGGAGAACGATGAGATGCAACAGATGTTGCGCATTTTGAGCATGGGCGGGGCACCGACCGGCCTCAGCAATGTCGACAGCTTCCCTTCGTACCCATCTCCTGCCCCAGCCTTCAGCTTCGAGGACGACcgctctcgctctcgctcgtCCGGTAAAGCCGTTGTTGGGTGGCTGAAGATTAAGGCCGCGATGCGGTGGGGCATCTTCGTCAGGAGGAAAGCGGCCGAGAGACGAGCTCAGCTTGTTGAGCTTGAAGACTAG
- the LOC120680658 gene encoding protein AUXIN-REGULATED GENE INVOLVED IN ORGAN SIZE-like, which translates to MFLSPRNEPPEDIQQLIAVNRAGPSRSPPAAPGSSDMESGRGGGASSSSRASSDHQKAVAAHREEEPGSHGGGFWARYSSASFLLLVGVTASLVILPLVLPPLPPPPSMLMLVPVAMLVLLLVLAFMPTSTAGPGPAGQTYL; encoded by the coding sequence ATGTTCTTGAGCCCGAGGAATGAGCCCCCGGAGGACATCCAACAGCTGATCGCCGTCAACCGCGCCGGTCCCAGCCGcagcccgcccgccgcgcccggcAGCAGCGACATGGAgagcggcaggggcggcggcgcgtcatCGTCGTCGCGCGCGTCGTCGGACCACCAGAAAGCGGTGGCGGCCCACAGGGAGGAGGAGCCTggcagccacggcggcggcttctGGGCCAGGTACTCCTCGGCCTCGTTCCTGCTGCTCGTCGGCGTCACCGCGTCGCTGGTGATCCTCCCGCTCGTcctgccgccgctcccgccgccgccgtcgatgctGATGCTGGTGCCGGTGGcaatgctggtgctgctgctcgtGCTGGCGTTCATGCCGACGTCGACGGCCGGCCCCGGTCCGGCGGGCCAAACCTACTTGTAG
- the LOC120682027 gene encoding calmodulin-binding protein 60 D-like isoform X1 — protein MQRQGRHLERSNSKRALDHGGGGGGCDDDDRAPKRPRVPALASVIVEALKVDSLQKLCSSLEPILRRVVSEEVERALTKLAPAGPARIQGRSSSPKQIEGPDGKNLQLQFRTRLSLPLFTGGKVEGEQGAAIHVVLLDANTGHAITAGPESSAKLDVLVLEGDFNKEEDAGWTEEDFESHIVKEREGKRPLLTGDLQVTLKEGVGTIGELIFTDNSSWIRSRKFRLGLRVSSGFCEGIRIMEAKTEAFTVKDHRGELYKKHYPPALKDEVWRLEKIGKDGSFHKRLNSSGIYTVEHFLQFLVRDQQKLRSILGSNMSNRMWESLVEHAKTCVLSGKHYIYYSSDARSVGAIFNNIYEFTGLIADDQFISAENLTENQRVFADTLVKQAYDDWINVVEYDGKALLRFKQKKKSVMTRSETAKSSSSDPASNGLMHSQKQLVGGPANAEQSSLSNISEADATRIASIGNQVARGYAANPQDMAPSMTMQFDMSSLAPEGQFSGSSIQTQASRSSNLLALRPMQQQQPLLQNFEFSRLGGQSIQPSALNPYEDWSRLQENHGGADDYLMEEIRARSHEILENDEMQQMLRILSMGGAPTGLSNVDSFPSYPSPAPAFSFEDDRSRSRSSGKAVVGWLKIKAAMRWGIFVRRKAAERRAQLVELED, from the exons ATGCAGAGGCAGGGGCGGCACCTGGAGCGGTCCAACTCGAAGCGGGCGCTCgaccatggtggcggcggcggcggctgcgacgaCGATGACCGCGCGCCTAAGCGCCCGCGCGTCCCCGCCCTCGCGAG TGTCATTGTAGAAGCCCTCAAGGTGGACAGTTTACAGAAGCTTTGCTCATCACTGGAGCCGATTCTACGCAGAGTT GTCAGTGAAGAAGTAGAGCGTGCTTTAACCAAATTGGCCCCGGCTGGTCCTGCTAGGATCCAAGGAAG GAGCAGCTCTCCCAAGCAAATTGAAGGCCCTGATGGTAAAAATCTCCAGCTTCAGTTTAGGACTAGGTTATCCCTTCCACTCTTTACTGGAGGGAAAGTAGAAGGCGAGCAGGGAGCAGCAATTCATGTTGTGCTGCTAGATGCAAACACTGGACATGCCATTACTGCAGGACCTGAGTCATCTGCGAAACTGGATGTTCTAGTGCTTGAGGGAGATTTTAATAAAGAGGAAGATGCGGGTTGGACTGAAGAAGACTTTGAAAGTCACATAGTTAAAGAACGTGAAGGGAAGAGGCCTCTTTTAACTGGTGACCTCCAGGTGACCCTTAAAGAAGGTGTTGGGACCATTGGAGAGCTTATTTTTACTGACAATTCCAGCTGGATAAGAAGCCGGAAATTTAGACTTGGGTTAAGAGTCTCTTCAGGGTTTTGTGAAGGAATTCGGATTATGGAGGCAAAAACAGAGGCTTTTACTGTTAAAGACCACAGAGGCGAAT TGTACAAGAAGCACTATCCTCCTGCACTAAAGGATGAGGTATGGAGATTAGAAAAGATTGGAAAGGATGGTTCATTCCACAAGAGATTAAACTCAAGTGGAATTTATACAGTTGAACACTTTCTTCAATTTCTTGTTAGAGACCAGCAGAAGTTAAGAAGT ATTCTTGGCAGTAACATGTCAAATAGGATGTGGGAAAGTCTTGTTGAGCATGCGAAGACTTGTGTTTTGAGCGGCAAGCATTATATATATTACTCAAGTGATGCCAGAAGTGTCGGTGCAATTTTCAATAACATATATGAATTCACTGGTTTGATCGCTGATGATCAGTTCATTTCTGCTGAAAATCTCACTGAAAACCAGAGG GTTTTTGCTGACACGTTGGTGAAGCAAGCATATGATGATTGGATCAATGTTGTAGAATATGATGGGAAGGCACTATTGAGATTCAAGCAGAAAAAGAAATCTGTTATGACTAGAAGTGAAACAGCAAAGTCTTCATCAAGTGACCCTGCATCAAATGGTTTAATGCATTCGCAGAAACAATTGGTAGGAGGTCCTGCAAATGCTGAGCAGTCTTCCCTGAGCAATATTAGTGAAG CAGATGCAACTAGAATCGCATCCATCGGGAATCAAGTAGCAAGAGGTTATGCAGCCAATCCTCAGGACATGGCACCAAGTATGACCATGCAGTTTGACATGAGTTCGTTGGCCCCTGAAGGCCAGTTCAGCGGTTCGTCCATCCAAACTCAAGCTTCAAGAAGCTCCAACTTGCTAGCACTGCGCCctatgcagcagcagcagccgctgcTGCAAAACTTTGAGTTCTCCAGGCTTGGTGGTCAGTCCATCCAACCTTCAGCTCTCAACCCTTACGAGGACTGGTCGCGGTTACAGGAGAACCACGGAGGTGCCGATGACTACTTGATGGAGGAGATAAGGGCGAGGAGCCACGAGATACTGGAGAACGATGAGATGCAACAGATGTTGCGCATTTTGAGCATGGGCGGGGCACCGACCGGCCTCAGCAATGTCGACAGCTTCCCTTCGTACCCATCTCCTGCCCCAGCCTTCAGCTTCGAGGACGACcgctctcgctctcgctcgtCCGGTAAAGCCGTTGTTGGGTGGCTGAAGATTAAGGCCGCGATGCGGTGGGGCATCTTCGTCAGGAGGAAAGCGGCCGAGAGACGAGCTCAGCTTGTTGAGCTTGAAGACTAG